A window of Gouania willdenowi chromosome 12, fGouWil2.1, whole genome shotgun sequence contains these coding sequences:
- the LOC114473298 gene encoding growth arrest and DNA damage-inducible protein GADD45 gamma-like: protein MKSAGKSLKEALLSAQSEQRITVGVYESAKIMTEDPDSVSFCVLATDEEFECDIALQIHFTLIQSFCFDNDISIVRVSDTQRLAEIVGDKAEQLEDAHCVLITNPSEGSWDEPALEKLHVFCEERRRQNDWLPEVSLPGGGR from the exons ATGAAATCTGCTGGAAAGTCCCTGAAGGAAGCTCTGCTGAGCGCCCAGAGCGAACAGCGAATCACTGTCGGCGTTTACGAGAGCGCCAAAATCATGACAGA AGACCCTGACAGCGTGTCCTTCTGCGTTCTGGCCACGGACGAGGAGTTTGAGTGCGACATCGCTCTTCAGATCCACTTCACCCTCATCCAGTCCTTCTGCTTCGACAACGACATCAGCATCGTCCGAGTGAGCGACACGCAGCGACTGGCTGAGATCGTTGGAGACAAAGCGGAGCAGCTGGAAGATGCGCACTGCGTCCTCATCACG AACCCATCTGAGGGCTCCTGGGACGAGCCGGCTCTGGAGAAGCTGCATGTGTTCTGCGAGGAGAGGCGGCGCCAGAACGACTGGCTTCCTGAGGTGAGCCTCCCCGGGGGTGGGCGCTGA